The following are encoded together in the Candidatus Melainabacteria bacterium genome:
- a CDS encoding rhomboid family intramembrane serine protease produces MPQNDYVTYDPRIPKHKSYLTNFLISIIFSVYIIEIVFNAFYSDKAIIMLGAKWNEGITNGEYWRFLTCTFLHGNLIHLFLNITAIYIFGKEVESIYGLPRFFLIYFLSSWGAGLASYIFSPGISIGASGALFGIIGALIIFFFRQREKVTGANLKFKSMYTLVILNLLLGFLLPKIDNAGHLGGLVTGLFSSWFIAPEYKIEKDEKLQKILVSKKPDFYRLSSGILLTTTILFWLTKISIDLASSIK; encoded by the coding sequence ATGCCACAAAATGATTATGTAACTTATGATCCAAGAATACCAAAGCACAAATCTTATTTAACAAATTTTTTAATTAGTATCATTTTCTCTGTGTATATAATTGAGATTGTTTTTAATGCTTTTTATAGCGACAAAGCAATCATAATGCTTGGTGCAAAATGGAACGAAGGAATCACAAATGGTGAATACTGGAGATTTTTAACATGTACATTTTTACATGGAAATTTAATTCATTTGTTTTTAAACATAACAGCAATTTATATTTTTGGAAAAGAAGTTGAATCTATTTATGGCTTACCTCGATTTTTTCTTATTTACTTTCTAAGCAGTTGGGGTGCTGGTTTAGCAAGCTACATATTTTCACCAGGAATTTCAATAGGAGCATCAGGAGCATTATTTGGAATCATTGGAGCTTTAATAATTTTTTTCTTCAGGCAAAGAGAAAAAGTAACTGGTGCAAACTTAAAATTTAAATCAATGTATACATTAGTAATTTTGAATTTGCTTCTTGGATTTCTACTCCCAAAAATAGACAATGCAGGACATCTTGGCGGACTTGTTACAGGATTATTTTCAAGTTGGTTTATTGCACCAGAATATAAAATTGAGAAGGATGAAAAATTACAAAAAATTCTTGTCTCTAAGAAACCTGACTTTTACAGATTATCTTCTGGGATTTTATTAACTACAACAATTTTATTTTGGCTAACTAAAATATCTATTGATTTGGCCTCCTCCATCAAATGA
- a CDS encoding ATP-binding protein, with amino-acid sequence MIKRELNLPKKLDETYFLWGPRQVGKSSLLKVVYPNAEYVNLLDTDEFIKYSEKPYLLRQELLAKNKSGTFVIIDEIQKVSLLLDEVHNLIENHNYKFALCGSSARKVRKSGVNLLGGRAISYELYGFSACELKEQFNLKRIINHGYLPRHYLSNNPTKLINSYINNYLKEEIKEEGLVRKIPSFSEFLFNAALSDTELVNFANISRECSVSLPAVKEYFQILVDTLLGKFLPSYRKRPKRRVIQAPKFYFFDVGIVNFLTKRNNLEPGSELFGKAFENWIFHEFNSYNSYREKYLDFSYWRLASGIEVDFIVNDMEYAIEVKAKSKITDNDLKGLREVIKDHKNIKQRYVISLEEKDRLLGDEILILSYQSFIKKLWGGELFSHARN; translated from the coding sequence ATGATTAAAAGAGAACTAAATTTACCAAAGAAGCTAGATGAAACATATTTTTTATGGGGGCCAAGACAAGTTGGAAAAAGTTCTTTATTAAAAGTTGTTTATCCAAATGCTGAATATGTAAACCTACTAGATACAGATGAGTTTATTAAATACAGCGAGAAACCTTATTTATTAAGGCAGGAACTATTAGCTAAAAATAAAAGTGGTACATTTGTAATAATTGATGAAATTCAAAAAGTATCTCTTTTACTTGATGAAGTTCATAATCTTATTGAAAATCATAACTATAAATTTGCACTGTGTGGATCAAGTGCAAGAAAGGTAAGAAAATCAGGTGTTAATCTTTTAGGGGGAAGAGCAATAAGTTATGAATTATATGGATTTAGTGCTTGTGAATTAAAAGAGCAATTTAATCTAAAAAGAATAATTAATCATGGATACCTACCACGACATTATTTGTCAAATAATCCTACGAAATTAATTAATTCATATATAAACAATTATTTAAAAGAAGAAATTAAAGAAGAAGGTTTAGTTAGAAAGATTCCTTCATTTTCTGAATTTTTATTTAATGCAGCACTTTCAGATACCGAGCTTGTTAACTTTGCAAATATTTCAAGAGAATGTAGTGTATCATTGCCTGCAGTAAAAGAATATTTCCAAATATTAGTTGACACACTTTTAGGAAAGTTTTTGCCATCGTATAGGAAAAGACCAAAAAGGAGAGTTATACAAGCTCCAAAGTTTTACTTTTTTGATGTTGGAATAGTAAATTTTTTAACAAAAAGAAATAATTTAGAACCTGGTTCTGAACTTTTTGGAAAAGCATTTGAGAACTGGATTTTTCATGAATTCAATTCTTATAATTCATACAGAGAAAAATATTTAGATTTTAGTTATTGGCGGCTTGCTAGCGGTATAGAAGTAGACTTTATAGTAAATGACATGGAATATGCAATTGAAGTGAAAGCAAAAAGTAAAATTACTGATAATGACTTAAAAGGGCTTCGTGAAGTTATTAAAGATCATAAAAATATTAAACAAAGATATGTAATTTCACTGGAAGAAAAAGACAGATTACTAGGTGATGAAATCTTGATTCTTTCATATCAGTCTTTTATAAAGAAACTTTGGGGTGGCGAATTGTTTTCCCATGCTAGAAACTAA
- the rpsO gene encoding 30S ribosomal protein S15 has protein sequence MAITKEKKKELINQYQNHKKDTGSSQVQIPILSEKINNLTNHLTTNPKDYQSQRGLLMLVSKRRRHLNYLQKIDIESYRRIVDHLTIRN, from the coding sequence ATGGCAATAACAAAAGAAAAGAAAAAGGAGTTAATTAACCAATACCAGAACCATAAAAAAGACACTGGCTCTTCTCAAGTTCAAATACCTATTCTTTCAGAAAAGATTAATAACTTAACAAACCACCTAACTACGAACCCAAAGGATTATCAAAGTCAACGTGGTTTATTAATGCTAGTAAGTAAAAGAAGAAGGCACTTGAACTATTTACAGAAGATTGATATTGAGAGTTATAGAAGAATTGTAGATCACCTAACAATTCGTAATTAA